The following coding sequences are from one Novosphingobium sp. KACC 22771 window:
- a CDS encoding group II truncated hemoglobin produces the protein MSQTPYDAFGGEAAVRALVARFYALMDSLPEAKACRDVHPPSLARAEEKLFEYLTGWLGGPPLYTDKYGHPRLRMRHFVAPIGANEIEGWLLCFRRAWAETIPQSALSDAILEKVEALGWHMANRPEPTS, from the coding sequence TGGCGGCGAGGCGGCCGTGCGGGCGCTGGTGGCGCGCTTCTATGCGCTGATGGACAGCCTGCCCGAGGCCAAGGCCTGCCGCGATGTGCATCCCCCTTCGCTGGCGCGGGCGGAGGAGAAATTGTTTGAATATCTGACCGGATGGCTGGGCGGACCGCCCCTCTATACCGACAAATATGGCCATCCGCGCCTGCGGATGCGCCATTTCGTGGCCCCCATCGGCGCAAATGAAATCGAGGGCTGGCTCCTGTGTTTTCGCCGGGCATGGGCCGAAACGATCCCCCAATCCGCGCTGTCGGATGCGATCCTTGAAAAGGTCGAGGCGCTGGGCTGGCATATGGCCAACCGGCCGGAGCCGACAAGCTGA
- a CDS encoding M20 aminoacylase family protein, with amino-acid sequence MTDLAARIAPLVALRRDIHAHPELGFAEHRTARVLAQQLRAIGLEVHEGIGGTGLVATLRAGNGPRAIGLRADMDALPIDEKTGLPYASTIPGCFHGCGHDGHMAMLLGAAQALAADHSGLDGTVHFIFQPAEEGQGGAKAMIEDGLFERFPCDRVYALHNWPSLPAGTIATRAGPIMGAADRFTILLKGKGGHAAIPHDAHDVVLAGAALVQQLHSIVARNIPASANAVLSITQIHGGQAFNVIPHELSIGGTVRSFDPAVQDRIEQRLRQIAAGIAAGFEVEASVEYNRYYPATINDPAAAQDALDVAATVGHALRAPEPAATSEDFSFMLQVRPGAYIWLGQGVGDNPPPLHNPHYDFNDGVMETGIRLHLGLVKHWLGATA; translated from the coding sequence ATGACCGATCTTGCCGCAAGAATCGCCCCTCTGGTGGCGCTGCGCCGCGATATTCATGCCCACCCCGAACTGGGCTTTGCCGAGCATCGCACGGCGCGGGTGCTGGCCCAGCAATTGCGCGCCATCGGGCTGGAGGTGCATGAGGGCATCGGCGGGACCGGGCTGGTGGCAACGTTGCGGGCGGGAAATGGCCCCCGCGCCATTGGATTGCGCGCGGATATGGACGCGCTGCCCATCGATGAAAAAACCGGCCTACCCTATGCCAGCACTATTCCGGGATGCTTTCACGGCTGCGGGCATGACGGGCATATGGCGATGCTGCTGGGCGCGGCGCAGGCTTTGGCGGCGGATCACAGCGGCCTCGACGGTACCGTGCATTTCATTTTCCAGCCCGCCGAGGAAGGCCAGGGCGGCGCGAAAGCCATGATCGAGGACGGTCTGTTCGAACGCTTCCCCTGCGACCGGGTCTATGCGCTGCACAATTGGCCCAGCCTGCCCGCAGGCACGATTGCCACGCGGGCCGGACCGATCATGGGTGCGGCGGATCGGTTTACCATCCTGCTAAAAGGCAAGGGCGGCCATGCCGCGATCCCGCATGACGCCCATGACGTGGTGCTGGCCGGCGCCGCACTGGTGCAGCAGCTCCATTCCATCGTTGCGCGCAATATCCCGGCCAGCGCCAATGCGGTGCTCTCGATCACCCAGATCCACGGCGGGCAGGCCTTCAACGTGATCCCGCATGAGCTGAGCATCGGCGGCACGGTGCGCAGCTTTGACCCGGCGGTTCAGGACCGGATCGAACAGCGCCTGCGCCAGATCGCGGCGGGCATTGCGGCCGGTTTCGAGGTCGAGGCCAGCGTCGAATATAACCGCTATTACCCCGCCACGATCAATGATCCCGCCGCGGCGCAGGATGCGCTGGATGTGGCAGCCACCGTGGGCCATGCGCTGCGCGCGCCCGAACCGGCGGCGACATCGGAGGATTTCTCCTTCATGCTGCAGGTCCGCCCCGGCGCCTATATCTGGCTGGGCCAAGGGGTAGGCGACAATCCGCCGCCGCTGCACAATCCGCATTATGATTTCAACGACGGGGTGATGGAAACGGGCATAAGGCTGCATCTTGGGCTGGTGAAACATTGGCTGGGCGCGACCGCATGA